From a region of the Podospora pseudopauciseta strain CBS 411.78 chromosome 7 map unlocalized CBS411.78m_7, whole genome shotgun sequence genome:
- a CDS encoding uncharacterized protein (EggNog:ENOG503P43G; COG:O) has product MRILLQLFTLLWVYTSFATAAISWSLQKASNPTSDQNDAYARIENAMRLAVARYNRLAPRANKVVTVQYVPSVQTADGNFNGNIRFGSNRSYMNERVALHEISHTLGVGTTNGFNQRCSQNNWPTATPLLKSWDGQDAKINCGGSHVWPYGLNQNSEMSETNANRHCQLVNAMIIDGMF; this is encoded by the coding sequence ATGCGTatccttctccagctctttACCCTCCTCTGGGTCTACACATCCTTCGCCACCGCAGCCATCAGCTGGAGCCTCCAGAAGGCGAGCAACCCGACCTCTGACCAGAACGACGCCTACGCCCGTATCGAGAATGCCATGCGTCTCGCCGTTGCCAGATACAACAGGCTCGCTCCACGGGCAAACAAAGTCGTGACAGTCCAATACGTCCCCTCTGTCCAAACGGCAGACGGCAACTTCAACGGCAACATCCGCTTCGGATCAAACAGGTCCTATATGAATGAACGAGTTGCGCTACACGAGATTTCTCACACGCTAGGTGTGGGTACCACCAACGGGTTCAACCAGCGCTGCTCTCAAAACAACTGGCCGACAGCCACCCCCCTTCTGAAGAGCTGGGATGGGCAAGACGCAAAGATTAACTGCGGAGGCTCACACGTGTGGCCTTATGGTCTTAACCAGAATTCAGAAATGAGCGAAACGAACGCGAACAGACATTGTCAGCTAGTGAACGCGATGATCATTGATGGCATGTTTTga
- a CDS encoding uncharacterized protein (EggNog:ENOG503NTVZ; COG:E), translating into MRVVDVLTLTGIHDCRVGVQIGSGQKQVRRYKKGVDKPRTKTFRFSQLNIHNMATITQTQTTATESAPLKLTLAYQEEIHEEYKYSAYLPVYDTETTFPPLKPFEFNDRGLVANKEKPNLLSKENAPALKVINLTPGIGTEIRGLQLSQLNDIQKDELALLIAERGVVVFRDQDFKDIGIEKQKEFGRYFGPLHIHPVGAHVKESQELHNIYLGSDNEYRNRRRGNRLTTTGYHSDVSYERQPPGITILTLLSVPPTGGDTAWESQTAAYARLSPPIQALLENLRAEHSGFPQAEGARRDGLFVRREPVKTEHPIVRVHPATGQKALFVNPGFTKRIVGLKDEESEALLKLLFHHITFGQDFQVRVKWEEGTVALWDNRVTSHTAISDYNVHVPQEGLRHGFRITTLAERPRGVNGLESRWDE; encoded by the exons ATGCGTGTCGTTGACGTGCTGACACTTACCGGCATACACGATTGCCGCGTAGGTGTGCAAATAGGATCAGGCCAGAAGCAAGTGAGGAGATATAAAAAGGGTGTTGATAAACCACGAACGAAGACGTTCAGATTCAGCCAACTCAACATTCACAACATGGCGACCATCACGCAGACTcaaaccaccgccaccgagaGTGCCCCTCTTAAGTTGACCCTGGCCTACCAGGAGGAGATTCATGAGGAG TACAAATACTCGGCATACCTCCCTGTCTATGACACCGAGACCActtttccccctctcaaACCCTTCGAGTTCAACGACAGAGGTCTCGTCGCCAACAAGGAAAAGCCCAATCTCTTGTCCAAAGAGAATGCCCCCGCTCTCAAAGTGATCAATTTGACGCCTGGTATTGGAACCGAAATCCGGGGTCTTCAGCTGAGTCAGCTCAACGACATCCAAAAGGACGAGTTGGCTCTCCTCATCGCCGAGAGAGGCGTCGTCGTTTTCCGCGATCAGGACTTCAAAGACATTGGCATCGAGAAGCAAAAAGAGTTTGGCCGGTACTTTGGGCCTCTTCATATTCAT CCCGTCGGTGCCCACGTCAAAGAATCGCAAGAATTGCATAACATATATTTGGGTAGCGACAACGAATACAGAAACCGCCGCCGAGGCAACCGTCTCACCACGACCGGCTATCACTCGGACGTTTCCTACGAGCGCCAACCCCCCGGGATCACCATCCTGACTTTGCTCTCGGTGCCACCTACAGGAGGTGACACGGCATGGGAGTCCCAAACTGCTGCGTATGCCCGTCTTTCCCCTCCCATCCAGGCGCTTCTTGAAAACCTCCGCGCTGAGCACTCCGGCTTTCCCCAAGCAGAAGGCGCCCGCCGTGACGGCCTGTTTGTGCGCCGCGAACCAGTGAAAACCGAGCACCCGATCGTTCGGGTTCACCCTGCCACAGGCCAAAAGGCACTTTTTGTCAACCCGGGTTTTACCAAGAGGATTGTGGGGctgaaggatgaggagagcgaGGCGCTGTTGAAGCTTCTTTTCCACCACATCACGTTTGGCCAGGACTTTCAAGTGAGGGTcaagtgggaggaggggacggTCGCACTCTGGGATAATAGGGTGACAAGTCACACTGCTATCAGCGATTACAATGTCCACGTGCCCCAGGAAGGGTTGAGGCATGGGTTCAGGATCACGACGCTGGCAGAAAGGCCGAGGGGGGTCAATGGACTGGAGAGCAGATGGGATGAGTaa
- a CDS encoding uncharacterized protein (COG:G; EggNog:ENOG503NYCA) — translation MAAEVDSALPAEDAIHTEKALGTLPHEENPRLDKILNRKFDLHILPWLFGIWLFSFIDRSNIGNARLAGLPEDLGIAGVGTQFNLALLVFYIPYILVDVPSNLLLKKFRAGVYLPSLITAWGVVCLSIGFVKSYAGLIVCRLLLGLFEGGILGGVIIYLAMFYKRHEMLYRSGLFYCAAPLSGAFGGLLAGALGNIEVGGYKRWPWIFFVEGAATVVFGIVCFFFMPDTPAASRFLTKEERDWALKRMKIDASGSTALETVDEEKFDWFWVWMAIKSPQMWFCAGVWFFLLVPLYSFSLFLPSIVAGMGYTSTTAQLFTVPPNMAGFVVVILTAHFSDKVKNRGGFIAAGTLVGIAGYVMLLVSEQNVVKYAGTFLIAMGVFQASPMLMGWVANNLAPHYVRAVGVGIVISIANCSAFIGTFIYLQRDAPKYALGHSISLGALVITLFLTGLQVAYLSWENRKRDSGKRDVRLVEGSVHRLGHRHPAFRYTL, via the exons ATGGCAGCAGAGGTAGACTCGGCTCTGCCCGCAGAAGACGCAATCCATACCGAGAAGGCCCTTGGTACACTTCCTCATGAGGAGAACCCCCGGTTAGACAAGATCCTTAACCGGAAGTTTGACCTTCACATTCTCCCTTGGTTATTTGGTATCTG gctcttctccttcatcgACCGCTCCAACATAGGCAACGCCCGCCTCGCCGGCCTCCCCGAAGACCTCGGCATCGCCGGCGTCGGCACCCAgttcaacctcgccctcctggTCTTTTACATCCCCTACATTCTCGTCGACgtcccctccaacctcctcctcaaaaagTTCCGCGCGGGCGTCTACCTCCCTTCTCTCATCACAGCCTGGGGCGTGGTGTGCTTGTCCATAGGGTTTGTCAAGTCCTATGCCGGGCTGATCGTCTGccggctgttgctggggttgttTGAGGGTGGGATTCTGGGAGGGGTGATCATTTACCTGGCCATGTTTTACAAGAGGCATGAGATGCTGTATCGGAGTGGGCTGTTTTACTGTGCGGCGCCGTTGAGTGGTGCttttggggggttgctggcggGGGCGTTGGGGAATATTGAGGTGGGGGGGTATAAGAGGTGGCCGTGGATCTTCTTTG TCGAGGgggcggcgacggtggtgtttgggatcgtttgcttcttcttcatgCCTGATACGCCGGCCGCATCACGGTTTTTGACAAAAGAAGAACGGGACTGGGCactgaagaggatgaagatcGATGCGAGCGGCTCTACGGCTCTAGAGACAGTCGATGAGGAGAAGTTTGACTGGTTTTGGGTGTGGATGGCCATCAAGTCACCGCAAATGTGGTTCTGTGCTGGTGTTTGGTTCTTTTTGCTGGTGCCTCTCTAC AGTTTCTCGTTGTTCTTGCCGTCAATCGTCGCCGGCATGGGCTACACGTCAACCACAGCGCAGCTCTTTACCGTGCCACCCAACATGGCCGGCTTCGTCGTGGTCATTCTCACTGCTCACTTCTCTGACAAGGTCAAAAATCGAGGCGGCTTCATTGCTGCCGGCACTTTGGTTGGGATAGCGGGTTATGTGATGCTCCTTGTATCTGAGCAGAATGTAGTCAAGTATGCCGGCACATTTCTGATTGCTATGGGAGTGTTTCAAGCTTCACCTATGCTGATG GGGTGGGTTGCCAACAACCTGGCTCCTCACTACGTCAGGGCAGTGGGAGTGGGCATTGTGATATCCATCGCCAATTGCTCGGCATTCATTGGAACGTTTATCTACTTGCAACGAGATGC GCCAAAATACGCCCTGGGCCATTCCATCAGTCTTGGTGCCTTGGTCATCACACTCTTCCTGACGGGCCTTCAGGTGGCATATCTCAGTTGGGAGAACAGAAAGCGTGATAGCGGAAAAAGAGACGTTCGATTGGTGGAAGGCAGTGTGCATCGGCTCGGGCATCGTCATCCTGCTTTTCGCTACACACTGTAA